A window of the bacterium genome harbors these coding sequences:
- a CDS encoding ABC transporter ATP-binding protein yields the protein MPRTIIETCGITKRYQVGEEVVNALDGVSLCVREGEMGAITGASGSGKSTLMHILGCLDHPDSGNYYLAGEDVAVLPRNRLAQIRNRYIGFVFQTFNLLPRFTALENVELPLVYAGRSDSKERAMEALETVGLASRMYHEPAKLSGGQRQRVAIARALVGSPALILADEPTGNLDSATGREILSLFQQLNDSGRTILIVTHDPNVAAHCKKRIHLVDGKIVEGGV from the coding sequence ATGCCACGCACAATCATAGAAACCTGCGGCATCACGAAGCGCTATCAGGTCGGCGAAGAGGTGGTCAACGCCCTTGACGGCGTCTCCCTCTGCGTCAGGGAAGGCGAGATGGGCGCGATAACCGGGGCCTCGGGGAGCGGAAAATCCACCCTGATGCACATCCTCGGGTGCCTGGACCACCCCGATTCGGGCAATTACTACCTCGCCGGGGAGGACGTGGCCGTACTCCCGCGAAACCGCCTCGCCCAGATACGAAACCGCTACATCGGCTTCGTCTTCCAGACCTTCAACCTCCTTCCGCGCTTCACCGCCCTCGAAAACGTAGAGCTGCCGCTGGTCTACGCGGGAAGAAGCGATTCTAAGGAGCGGGCGATGGAAGCTCTGGAGACGGTCGGCCTCGCCTCGCGCATGTACCACGAGCCCGCCAAGCTCTCGGGCGGACAGCGCCAGAGAGTGGCGATAGCGAGGGCGCTTGTGGGCTCTCCCGCCCTCATCCTCGCCGACGAGCCGACCGGCAACCTCGACAGCGCCACCGGCAGGGAGATTCTGTCCCTCTTCCAGCAGCTCAACGACAGCGGCAGGACGATTCTGATAGTCACCCACGACCCGAACGTCGCCGCCCACTGCAAGAAGCGAATTCACCTTGTAGACGGCAAGATCGTCGAAGGAGGCGTCTAG
- a CDS encoding pyrimidine/purine nucleoside phosphorylase: MSEFKNVTVVREANVYFGGGVISRTVLFADGTKKTLGAMQPGEYEFNTGAAEIMEIMSGELDVLLPGAKEWKTIKGPASFDVPANSKFTMKVRTVSDYCCSFVS; encoded by the coding sequence ATGTCCGAGTTCAAGAATGTTACCGTGGTGCGCGAAGCCAACGTCTACTTCGGCGGCGGCGTAATCTCCAGAACCGTCCTTTTCGCCGACGGCACAAAGAAGACCCTCGGCGCTATGCAGCCCGGCGAATACGAGTTCAATACCGGCGCTGCCGAGATAATGGAGATAATGTCGGGCGAGCTCGACGTGCTCCTCCCCGGCGCGAAAGAGTGGAAGACGATCAAGGGCCCCGCGTCCTTCGACGTTCCCGCCAACTCGAAGTTCACCATGAAGGTCAGGACGGTCAGCGACTACTGCTGCTCGTTCGTCAGCTAG
- a CDS encoding MoaD/ThiS family protein encodes MKVEIKLYAGLEEKLPGGQRKVESELREGATVGDALKFLALKERFLAIILVNGVHAGPETVLREGDVVSVFPPLAGG; translated from the coding sequence ATGAAAGTCGAGATAAAACTCTACGCGGGGCTTGAGGAAAAACTTCCGGGAGGGCAAAGGAAGGTCGAGTCGGAGCTTCGCGAGGGGGCGACGGTGGGGGACGCACTCAAATTTTTGGCCCTTAAGGAACGGTTTTTAGCTATCATACTGGTCAACGGGGTTCATGCCGGGCCGGAAACGGTTCTTCGCGAGGGCGACGTTGTTTCCGTTTTTCCGCCGCTCGCGGGCGGTTGA
- a CDS encoding efflux RND transporter periplasmic adaptor subunit, protein MENALKKWIFVVLAVAALVGGFAWYKLRPVEVVKTEKTSAVTKGSIVQKITASGRVVPNLDVEIKCKASGEIVNLPVEEGDKVRKGDLLLELDPTDEHRTLNQAKTSLASSLARQKIAEENLRVNERALVNEREKARVALASAVSLSKDSEAKAARTRELLQRKLASAEEAESAETQAVQARSDIETSKLREAELDAKEKALELDRQEIEAAKANVESDKLALEIADQRVKNTRVFAPLGGVITQRSVQAGQIISSPMSNVGGGTTIMIISDLDKIFVLASVDEADIGLVKEGQKAVLRVDAFPGEKFQGEVQRISPRGINTSNVVTFEVKIEVLSQNKDMLKPEMTASADIIIEVRESVLGVPSEAVFRKNGSEFVTVQLPAGNEDRPVVTGISDGQLTQIVSGLSGEEAVIIKKQQVESKWQGGPPMPFGR, encoded by the coding sequence TTGGAGAATGCTTTGAAAAAGTGGATTTTTGTCGTTTTAGCCGTTGCGGCTCTGGTGGGCGGTTTCGCCTGGTACAAACTCCGGCCGGTCGAGGTAGTCAAAACCGAAAAGACCTCCGCAGTGACGAAGGGCAGCATCGTACAGAAGATTACCGCCAGCGGCAGGGTCGTTCCCAACCTCGACGTAGAGATAAAGTGCAAGGCCAGCGGCGAGATCGTAAATCTTCCCGTCGAAGAGGGCGACAAGGTCAGGAAGGGGGATCTCCTGCTCGAACTCGACCCCACCGACGAGCACCGCACCCTCAATCAGGCCAAAACCTCCCTCGCCTCCTCCCTCGCACGGCAGAAGATCGCCGAGGAAAACCTCAGGGTCAACGAGCGGGCTCTGGTCAACGAGCGTGAAAAGGCCAGGGTAGCCCTAGCCTCGGCCGTTTCCCTGTCAAAAGACTCCGAGGCCAAGGCCGCGAGGACAAGGGAGCTTCTTCAAAGAAAGCTCGCCAGCGCCGAGGAAGCGGAAAGCGCCGAGACCCAGGCCGTTCAGGCCAGATCCGACATCGAAACCTCGAAACTCCGCGAGGCGGAGCTCGACGCGAAGGAAAAGGCGCTCGAACTGGACAGGCAGGAGATTGAGGCGGCGAAAGCCAACGTCGAGAGCGACAAACTCGCCCTCGAAATCGCCGACCAGCGCGTCAAGAACACCCGCGTCTTCGCTCCCCTCGGCGGCGTCATAACCCAGAGAAGCGTTCAGGCCGGGCAGATAATCTCCTCGCCCATGTCCAACGTCGGCGGCGGCACCACTATCATGATCATCTCCGACCTCGACAAGATTTTCGTCCTCGCCTCGGTGGACGAGGCGGACATCGGGCTTGTCAAGGAAGGGCAGAAGGCGGTCCTCCGGGTGGACGCCTTCCCCGGCGAGAAATTTCAGGGCGAGGTGCAAAGAATTTCACCCCGGGGAATCAACACCTCCAACGTCGTCACCTTCGAGGTCAAGATAGAGGTGCTCTCCCAAAACAAGGATATGCTGAAGCCCGAGATGACCGCGAGCGCGGACATCATAATCGAGGTGAGGGAAAGCGTGCTCGGCGTCCCCTCCGAGGCGGTCTTCAGAAAGAACGGAAGCGAATTCGTGACCGTGCAGCTTCCCGCCGGAAATGAGGACCGGCCCGTCGTGACCGGCATCTCCGACGGCCAGCTTACCCAGATAGTCTCCGGCCTTTCCGGAGAAGAGGCGGTTATAATCAAAAAACAGCAGGTAGAGAGCAAGTGGCAGGGCGGCCCCCCCATGCCCTTCGGGCGTTAA
- a CDS encoding metallophosphoesterase, which yields MKLQITMFFAIAISIYALMHLLAWWGVSPLFSGHPLAAKVLLVLLVPLLFSMPLIHMFEGAGLVGIARAFAWVGYTWMGFIFLVFVFSALAGILHLLFYTAAKISPGFPGISIQGVFTAKAILFLVLALCLYGFYEAGDIRVERVKIVTGKLPASVKSITIAQISDVHIGLINREAKLKKIAGMLRELNPGLLAATGDIVDGQTDYLDGISSLLKDLDPPLGKFAILGNHEHYAGLSGSIDFLQRAGFTMLRDEVVTAGGVINVAGAEDRAAGDGAPYLKSTQNNLFTLFLKHRPLFDPLTEGNFDLQLSGHTHRGQIFPFNYITALNFPLQDGLYDLPGGSKLYTSRGTGTWGPPMRVFSPPEITFFEIVPE from the coding sequence ATGAAACTCCAGATAACAATGTTTTTCGCCATCGCCATCTCCATCTACGCGCTGATGCACCTCCTCGCCTGGTGGGGGGTGAGCCCGCTCTTTTCGGGCCATCCGCTCGCGGCGAAGGTGCTTTTGGTCCTCCTAGTTCCCCTTCTTTTCTCCATGCCCCTCATCCACATGTTCGAGGGCGCGGGGCTCGTCGGAATCGCGAGGGCGTTCGCCTGGGTCGGCTACACCTGGATGGGGTTCATCTTTCTGGTCTTCGTGTTCTCCGCGCTGGCGGGAATCCTTCACCTTCTTTTCTATACCGCCGCGAAGATCAGCCCCGGGTTTCCCGGAATTTCGATACAGGGAGTCTTCACCGCGAAGGCGATTCTCTTTCTTGTCCTCGCCCTTTGCCTCTACGGTTTTTACGAGGCGGGCGACATCAGGGTCGAGAGGGTAAAAATCGTCACCGGCAAGCTTCCCGCAAGCGTCAAATCGATAACGATAGCGCAGATAAGCGACGTGCACATAGGGCTGATAAACCGGGAGGCGAAGCTCAAAAAGATTGCGGGCATGCTGAGAGAGCTTAATCCCGGCCTCCTCGCGGCCACCGGCGACATAGTGGACGGGCAAACCGACTACCTCGACGGCATAAGCTCGCTCTTAAAGGATTTAGATCCCCCTCTCGGGAAGTTCGCGATACTCGGCAACCACGAGCATTACGCCGGTCTTTCCGGCAGCATCGACTTTTTGCAGCGGGCGGGTTTTACGATGCTCCGCGACGAGGTCGTGACGGCCGGGGGGGTGATAAACGTCGCAGGGGCGGAGGACCGGGCGGCGGGCGACGGAGCGCCCTATCTGAAAAGTACTCAGAATAACCTCTTCACGCTTTTTCTGAAGCACCGGCCCCTTTTCGACCCGCTGACGGAGGGGAATTTCGACCTCCAGCTCTCCGGCCACACCCACCGGGGGCAGATATTCCCCTTCAATTACATAACCGCGCTCAATTTCCCGCTGCAGGACGGTCTTTACGACCTTCCCGGCGGGTCGAAGCTGTACACAAGCAGGGGGACGGGGACGTGGGGGCCGCCGATGAGGGTTTTTTCGCCTCCGGAGATTACTTTTTTCGAGATTGTGCCGGAGTAG
- a CDS encoding FtsX-like permease family protein → MYLASTIKVGVRSLGANKLRSFLAALGIIIGTGAVIAMLAIGSGAQKQVLARLSSLGANVMIITPGSRDTRGAATGTQQNLKLEDALAIAREVDGVSLVAPVVRGSAQVKYFNQNTQGSIFGTSASYFTLRDIQIDRGRIFTEREVERSMRVALIGDQIAQKIFGKNDPVGEVIKVNGIGLTVLGKVAAKGEGWGSPDNQVFIPYTTAMSQLLGVENLREIDVQAVSETEIPYIQQDVKTLLRKRHRTLPGAEDDFNIMNMDEIRKSASEVTNIFKYLLGGIAAISLIVGGIGIMNVMIVTVTERTREIGIRKAIGATEGNILMQFLVESVIVSGFGGLIGLLIGVGGALLIPKLGSLQTVVETDSALLALGVSAGIGIFFGLYPAWKASRLDPIEALRHE, encoded by the coding sequence ATGTACCTCGCCTCGACGATAAAAGTCGGCGTAAGGAGTCTCGGGGCCAACAAGCTCCGCTCCTTCCTCGCCGCCCTCGGCATAATAATCGGCACGGGCGCCGTCATCGCCATGCTCGCCATAGGCTCGGGAGCGCAAAAGCAGGTTCTGGCGCGCCTCTCCTCCCTCGGCGCGAACGTGATGATAATCACCCCGGGCTCGCGGGACACGCGGGGGGCCGCCACCGGCACCCAGCAGAATCTCAAGCTCGAAGACGCCCTCGCCATAGCCCGGGAAGTGGACGGCGTCTCGCTGGTGGCTCCGGTGGTGCGCGGCTCCGCGCAGGTCAAGTACTTCAACCAGAACACCCAGGGGTCCATCTTCGGCACCTCGGCCAGCTACTTCACCCTACGCGACATCCAGATCGACCGGGGCAGAATCTTCACCGAGCGCGAGGTCGAGCGCAGCATGCGCGTGGCCCTCATAGGCGACCAGATCGCGCAGAAGATCTTCGGCAAAAACGACCCTGTCGGCGAGGTGATAAAGGTCAACGGCATCGGCCTTACAGTCCTCGGGAAGGTCGCGGCCAAGGGCGAAGGGTGGGGAAGCCCCGACAATCAGGTCTTCATCCCCTACACCACCGCCATGAGCCAGCTTCTCGGCGTCGAAAACCTCCGGGAGATAGACGTGCAGGCCGTCTCCGAGACGGAGATTCCCTACATCCAGCAGGACGTGAAAACCCTCCTTCGGAAGCGCCACCGCACCCTCCCCGGGGCCGAAGACGACTTCAACATAATGAACATGGACGAGATACGAAAGAGCGCCTCCGAGGTCACCAACATCTTCAAATATCTCCTCGGCGGCATCGCGGCCATCTCCCTGATAGTCGGCGGTATCGGCATCATGAACGTGATGATAGTGACGGTGACCGAGCGGACCAGGGAGATCGGCATCCGCAAGGCGATAGGCGCCACCGAGGGGAACATCCTGATGCAGTTTCTCGTCGAGTCGGTGATAGTCAGCGGCTTCGGCGGCCTCATCGGGCTTCTTATCGGGGTCGGCGGGGCACTGCTGATACCGAAGCTCGGCTCGCTGCAAACGGTGGTGGAAACCGACAGCGCCCTCCTCGCCCTCGGAGTCTCCGCCGGTATCGGCATCTTCTTCGGCCTCTACCCGGCCTGGAAAGCCTCGCGGCTCGACCCGATCGAGGCGCTGCGCCATGAATAG
- a CDS encoding TonB-dependent receptor produces MADTHQKALEINLDPEKYGVFAEIGAGQEVARWFFRVGGAAGTIAKTISAYDMTFSDVIYGPSQRYVSEERLCQMLLHEYGLLEERLAGKRGSRTAFFAFADTVAARSFSRIEDTHGWMGIRFQHAPGSQCSQAIIHVRMLDHDSVTQQEALGILGVNLIYASLFLHSDRDAFISSLLDGLSLERVEVDMIELAGPAFSGIDNRLMSLSLVQKGLTHAALISSSGEVVQPAAILYKKPIMVVRGSFRPLTLQMLDMVDRAMAQFVQEPEIEGKEVIVLWEMTLQNLMQGGEISHEDFLARADMLGALGKTVLISNYDRYFRLAEYLFGFTREPIGLAMGVPTLKELFKEQYYQDLPGKILESFGRLFETNLRIYAYPQRDAVTDALIDADNLRVSPHLNHLYAYLRENRFIEPIRGYNEKCLSIYRGEILDKLQSGDDTWELMVPPEVAKVIKERGLWGYGE; encoded by the coding sequence ATGGCCGATACCCACCAGAAAGCACTGGAGATAAACCTCGACCCCGAAAAGTACGGGGTCTTCGCCGAGATAGGCGCGGGGCAGGAGGTGGCCCGCTGGTTCTTCCGCGTCGGCGGGGCCGCCGGGACTATAGCGAAGACCATCTCCGCCTACGACATGACCTTCAGCGACGTCATCTACGGCCCCTCGCAGAGGTACGTGAGCGAAGAGCGCCTCTGCCAGATGCTCCTTCACGAGTACGGACTTCTCGAAGAGCGCCTCGCCGGGAAGCGCGGGTCGAGGACCGCCTTTTTCGCCTTCGCCGACACCGTCGCGGCAAGGAGCTTTTCGCGCATCGAGGACACCCACGGCTGGATGGGGATTCGCTTTCAGCACGCGCCCGGCTCGCAGTGCTCGCAGGCGATAATCCACGTTAGAATGCTCGATCACGACAGCGTGACCCAGCAGGAGGCCCTCGGCATCCTCGGCGTCAACCTCATCTACGCCTCGCTTTTCCTCCATTCCGACAGGGATGCTTTCATCTCCTCGCTCCTCGACGGCCTCTCGCTCGAAAGGGTGGAGGTGGACATGATCGAGCTCGCCGGCCCCGCTTTCAGCGGCATAGACAATCGGCTTATGAGCCTGAGTCTCGTGCAGAAGGGGCTGACCCACGCGGCTCTCATCTCCTCCTCCGGCGAGGTGGTCCAGCCCGCGGCGATACTCTACAAAAAGCCGATAATGGTGGTGCGCGGCAGCTTCCGCCCCCTTACCCTCCAGATGCTCGACATGGTCGACCGCGCGATGGCGCAGTTCGTTCAGGAGCCGGAGATCGAGGGAAAGGAGGTAATCGTCCTCTGGGAGATGACCCTCCAGAACCTCATGCAGGGCGGCGAGATAAGCCACGAGGACTTTCTCGCGAGGGCGGATATGCTCGGCGCACTCGGCAAGACCGTTCTCATCTCCAATTACGACAGGTATTTTCGCCTCGCGGAGTACCTTTTCGGCTTCACCCGCGAGCCGATAGGGCTGGCGATGGGCGTCCCGACGTTAAAAGAGCTTTTCAAGGAGCAGTACTATCAGGACCTGCCGGGAAAGATACTCGAATCCTTCGGCAGGCTCTTCGAGACCAATCTTCGCATCTACGCCTACCCGCAGCGCGACGCCGTGACCGACGCCCTCATCGACGCCGACAATCTGCGCGTCTCTCCGCACCTTAACCACCTCTACGCCTACCTGCGCGAGAACAGGTTCATCGAGCCGATACGGGGCTACAACGAAAAGTGCCTCTCCATCTACCGGGGCGAGATACTCGACAAGCTACAGTCCGGCGACGACACTTGGGAACTGATGGTGCCGCCGGAGGTTGCTAAAGTCATCAAGGAACGCGGGCTCTGGGGATATGGTGAGTAG
- a CDS encoding TolC family protein, which translates to MNRKIKVKKTLRLCLTALLLAFALPAYPAENVASPLRLTVLEAVRMAFEHNRAYAVKKTITAIKRENEEKALAAFDPVVSGSLSAGKKFTDVSTPSSKSSDTLDAEGKVTKKLEMGMVLEGSANASITDPGTSSVRLGAAVTAPLMQGKGEEANLYEVRLARLDADASEYEVRALAESTASSTIAAYWDYSLALMELKIVEESLALAQRGLDETNGRIEAGKLAESERVTAEAEVALRRQAVIDADSRLEKAGIDLLRLLNPPSENLFALKIAPAESKELPAPPLPPLEEGVRGALKLRPEANQARLDIRRGELSVAKTRNGLLPKLDLFIRLGKSGYADSFGQAAGEFFGESYDASAGVTFSFPLGNRAARASEKSALLEKGQAEEALGNLLQLIEADVRKAHIEARRQLDQIEATKASERLEAEKARSASERYEVGRATGYEVALARRDEMEAHLGTVRASAGYLKALAELQRLEGALLDAYGISAPGQAPVE; encoded by the coding sequence ATGAATAGGAAGATTAAAGTGAAAAAAACTCTCCGCCTCTGCCTCACGGCGCTCCTCTTGGCCTTCGCCCTTCCCGCCTACCCGGCGGAAAACGTCGCTTCGCCCCTTCGCCTCACGGTCTTAGAGGCGGTCAGGATGGCCTTCGAGCACAACCGCGCCTACGCGGTCAAAAAGACGATAACGGCGATAAAGCGGGAGAACGAGGAGAAAGCCCTTGCCGCCTTCGACCCGGTCGTCTCCGGCTCCCTTTCGGCCGGGAAAAAGTTCACCGACGTATCCACTCCCTCCTCGAAGTCCAGCGACACCCTCGACGCCGAGGGCAAGGTCACAAAAAAGCTGGAAATGGGAATGGTACTGGAGGGAAGCGCCAACGCCTCGATAACCGACCCCGGAACCTCCTCCGTCCGCCTCGGAGCGGCCGTCACCGCGCCGCTGATGCAGGGAAAGGGCGAGGAAGCCAACCTCTACGAGGTCCGGCTGGCCCGCCTCGACGCCGACGCCTCCGAATACGAGGTCCGCGCCCTCGCCGAGTCTACCGCCAGTTCGACGATAGCGGCTTACTGGGACTACTCTCTGGCGCTCATGGAGCTTAAGATCGTCGAGGAATCCCTCGCGCTGGCCCAAAGAGGGCTCGACGAGACCAACGGCAGGATAGAGGCGGGAAAGCTCGCCGAATCCGAGCGGGTGACCGCCGAGGCGGAGGTCGCCCTTCGCAGGCAGGCGGTGATCGACGCCGACAGCAGGCTGGAAAAGGCCGGGATAGACCTCCTTCGCCTTCTCAATCCGCCCTCGGAGAACCTCTTCGCGCTTAAAATCGCTCCCGCCGAAAGCAAGGAGCTGCCCGCGCCTCCCCTCCCCCCGCTCGAAGAAGGGGTCAGGGGCGCTCTAAAGCTTCGGCCGGAGGCCAATCAGGCGAGGCTGGACATCAGGCGGGGCGAGCTTTCCGTCGCCAAGACCAGAAACGGCCTTCTGCCCAAGCTCGACCTCTTCATACGCCTCGGCAAGAGCGGCTACGCCGACTCCTTCGGCCAAGCCGCGGGGGAATTCTTCGGCGAAAGCTACGACGCCTCCGCCGGGGTCACTTTCAGCTTTCCCCTCGGCAACCGCGCCGCCAGGGCAAGCGAAAAGAGCGCGCTTCTCGAAAAAGGCCAGGCGGAAGAGGCCTTGGGGAACCTCCTCCAGCTTATAGAAGCCGACGTGCGAAAGGCGCACATCGAGGCGAGAAGGCAGCTGGACCAGATAGAGGCGACGAAGGCCTCGGAGAGGCTGGAGGCGGAAAAGGCCCGCTCGGCTTCCGAAAGGTACGAAGTCGGCAGGGCCACCGGCTACGAAGTCGCTCTCGCCCGGCGCGACGAGATGGAAGCGCATCTGGGCACCGTCCGCGCCTCGGCGGGATATCTCAAGGCCCTCGCTGAACTCCAGCGGCTGGAAGGCGCGCTTCTCGACGCCTATGGCATCTCCGCCCCCGGACAGGCGCCGGTGGAGTAA